One genomic window of Coffea eugenioides isolate CCC68of chromosome 1, Ceug_1.0, whole genome shotgun sequence includes the following:
- the LOC113761542 gene encoding uncharacterized protein LOC113761542 isoform X2, producing the protein MAFNYSFFVVLVLLASSVVLGQDEAGEATETTNAVKTASRKMLPIGGQIIKMLGVGVHDGQEGKCSPAGKPGRYNPWGCCGVCVCVVADVTDEGSCLGIC; encoded by the exons ATGGCTTTTAATTATTCTTTCTTCGTTGTTCTTGTGCTCCTTGCATCTA GTGTGGTGCTGGGGCAAGATGAAGCTGGGGAAGCTACAGAAACCACCAATGCTGTCAAAACTGCATCCAGAAAAATGCTGCCAATTGGAGGACAGATTATAAAAATGCTTGGCGTTGGAGTTCATGATGGTCAGGAAGGGAAATGTTCACCCGCCGGGAAACCCGGCAGATATAATCCATGGGGCTGTTGTGGTGTCTGTGTGTGCGTCGTCGCTGACGTTACGGATGAGGGTAGCTGTCTTGGTATCTGCTGA